The following are from one region of the Jeongeupia sp. USM3 genome:
- a CDS encoding DUF2950 domain-containing protein: MPAKHFLKLRPASWLAAATLLAVPLIAGATGRYATPDAAAAALQAAVQSGKQAAMLQVLGSKAGPLIDSGDPVADRYNREQFATAYQAHHEIEIGADNRATLVVGDKRWPFPIPLSKLKGQWQFDVAAGREELINRRIGRNENATIQAALAYVDAQQEYFRRDPDRAGLLHYARRIVSTEGERDGLYWPAGETGEASPLGPLFADAARHGYGKTAKQAGAPYHGYYYRVLSAQGPNAKGGAYDYMAQGKMLGGFALVAWPAKYGVSGVMTFIVNQDGTVFEKNLGSSTASVAERMARFDPDGSWKAVP; this comes from the coding sequence ATGCCTGCCAAACACTTCCTGAAATTGCGGCCGGCGTCCTGGCTGGCAGCCGCGACCCTGCTCGCCGTACCGCTGATCGCCGGTGCAACCGGCCGCTACGCCACGCCCGACGCCGCCGCCGCGGCGCTGCAGGCCGCGGTCCAGTCGGGCAAGCAGGCGGCGATGCTGCAGGTGCTCGGCAGCAAGGCCGGGCCGCTGATCGACTCCGGCGATCCGGTCGCCGACCGGTACAACCGGGAGCAGTTCGCCACCGCCTACCAGGCACATCACGAAATCGAAATCGGCGCCGACAACCGTGCGACGCTGGTGGTCGGCGACAAGCGCTGGCCCTTCCCGATTCCGCTGAGCAAGCTCAAGGGCCAATGGCAGTTCGACGTGGCCGCGGGGCGCGAAGAACTGATCAACCGCCGGATCGGCCGGAACGAGAACGCCACCATCCAGGCCGCACTCGCCTATGTCGATGCGCAGCAGGAATACTTCCGCCGTGACCCGGACCGGGCCGGCCTGCTGCACTACGCCCGGCGCATCGTCAGTACCGAGGGCGAGCGCGACGGCCTGTACTGGCCCGCCGGCGAAACCGGCGAAGCCAGCCCGCTCGGCCCGCTGTTCGCCGATGCGGCACGGCATGGCTACGGCAAGACGGCGAAGCAGGCCGGCGCGCCCTACCACGGTTACTACTACAGGGTCCTGTCGGCCCAGGGGCCGAATGCCAAGGGCGGCGCATACGACTACATGGCCCAGGGCAAAATGCTCGGCGGCTTCGCACTTGTCGCCTGGCCGGCAAAGTACGGCGTTTCCGGCGTGATGACCTTCATCGTCAACCAAGACGGAACCGTCTTCGAGAAAAACCTCGGGTCAAGCACGGCCAGCGTTGCCGAACGGATGGCGCGCTTCGACCCGGACGGCAGCTGGAAGGCGGTGCCCTAG
- the recQ gene encoding DNA helicase RecQ, giving the protein MSATPLSVLEHVFGYHAFRGQQGEIVEHVAAGGDALVLMPTGGGKSLCYQVPALLRDGCAVVVSPLIALMQDQVDTLKELGVAAAFLNSTVDLDTAREIERDFLSGKLKLLYVAPERLMTPRFMGLIKSGSVSLFAIDEAHCVSQWGHDFRPEYLQLSVLADDFPGVPRIALTATADHATREEMAERLRLKDARQFVSSFDRPNLRYTIVEKQNGRDQLLSFIRREHEGESGIVYCLSRKKVEDTAAWLREKQIRAYPYHAGLDASTRANHQKIFLRDEGVVMVATIAFGMGIDKPDVRFVAHLDLPKSIENYYQETGRAGRDGLPANAWLTYGLNDLMLLTQMIEGSNAPDEQKMVERRKLDAMLGFVEATDCRRQTLLGYFGEATQACGNCDNCLNPPKLVDVSEAARKALSCVFRTGNRFGVGHLVDVLLGKDNAKVREHCHQVVSTYGIGKDTPEATWRAIFRQLVARGALQLSPESRGGLALGDAARPILKGEADVFLRARSEKFTAKSRNAGFDSPADDALWQALRRKRKALADEQNVPAYVIFGDATLKEMVRLRPADHYELGRVTGVGDRKLDKYGDAFLAVIAAH; this is encoded by the coding sequence ATGTCCGCCACCCCGCTCTCCGTCCTCGAACACGTTTTCGGTTATCACGCCTTCCGCGGCCAGCAGGGCGAGATCGTCGAGCACGTCGCCGCCGGTGGCGATGCGCTGGTGCTGATGCCGACCGGTGGCGGCAAGTCGCTGTGCTATCAGGTGCCGGCGCTCTTGCGCGACGGTTGCGCGGTGGTCGTCTCGCCGCTGATCGCGCTGATGCAGGATCAGGTCGATACGCTGAAGGAGCTCGGCGTCGCCGCGGCTTTCCTCAATTCGACCGTCGACCTCGACACCGCACGCGAAATCGAGCGCGATTTCCTCTCCGGCAAGCTCAAGCTGCTCTACGTCGCGCCCGAGCGGCTGATGACGCCGCGCTTCATGGGGCTGATCAAGAGCGGCTCGGTGTCGCTGTTCGCGATTGACGAGGCGCACTGCGTCTCGCAATGGGGCCATGATTTCCGCCCCGAATACCTGCAGTTGTCGGTCCTCGCCGACGACTTCCCCGGCGTGCCGCGCATCGCGCTGACCGCGACGGCCGACCACGCGACGCGCGAGGAAATGGCCGAACGGCTGCGGCTCAAGGACGCGCGCCAGTTCGTCTCGTCGTTCGACCGCCCCAACCTGCGCTACACCATCGTCGAAAAGCAGAACGGCCGCGACCAGCTCTTGAGCTTCATCCGCCGCGAGCACGAAGGCGAATCGGGCATCGTCTATTGTCTGTCGCGCAAGAAGGTCGAAGACACCGCGGCCTGGCTGCGCGAGAAGCAGATCCGTGCCTACCCCTACCACGCCGGGCTCGATGCCAGCACCCGCGCCAATCACCAGAAGATCTTCCTGCGCGACGAAGGCGTGGTGATGGTCGCGACCATCGCCTTCGGCATGGGCATCGACAAGCCCGACGTGCGCTTCGTCGCCCACCTCGACCTGCCCAAGAGCATCGAGAACTACTATCAGGAAACCGGCCGCGCCGGCCGCGACGGCCTGCCGGCGAACGCCTGGCTGACCTACGGCCTGAACGACCTGATGCTGCTGACGCAGATGATCGAGGGCTCGAACGCACCCGACGAACAGAAGATGGTCGAGCGCCGCAAGCTCGACGCGATGCTCGGCTTCGTCGAGGCCACCGACTGCCGCCGCCAGACCTTGCTCGGCTACTTCGGCGAGGCGACGCAAGCGTGCGGCAACTGCGACAACTGCCTGAATCCGCCCAAGCTCGTCGACGTGTCCGAAGCGGCACGCAAGGCGCTGTCTTGCGTGTTCCGCACCGGCAACCGCTTCGGCGTCGGCCATCTGGTCGATGTGCTGCTCGGCAAGGACAACGCCAAGGTGCGCGAGCACTGCCACCAGGTGGTATCGACCTATGGCATCGGCAAGGACACGCCCGAAGCCACCTGGCGGGCGATCTTCCGCCAGTTGGTCGCGCGCGGCGCACTGCAGCTCTCGCCCGAGAGCCGGGGCGGGCTGGCGCTCGGCGACGCGGCGCGGCCGATCCTCAAGGGCGAGGCCGACGTCTTCCTGCGCGCGCGCAGCGAGAAGTTCACCGCCAAGAGCCGCAACGCCGGCTTCGACAGTCCGGCCGACGATGCTTTGTGGCAGGCACTGCGGCGCAAGCGCAAGGCGCTGGCCGACGAGCAGAACGTGCCGGCCTACGTGATCTTCGGCGACGCCACGCTGAAGGAAATGGTCCGTCTGCGCCCGGCCGACCATTACGAACTCGGCCGCGTCACCGGCGTTGGCGACCGCAAGCTCGACAAGTACGGCGACGCGTTCCTCGCGGTCATCGCCGCGCACTAA
- a CDS encoding DUF3300 domain-containing protein yields the protein MQALMRALLFVVLLVFGGQANAADGQTAPAPFKPEELEQLVAPIALYPDSLLAQVLMASTYPLEVVEAQRWRQANPNLKDKALEDALQKQGWDASVKSLTAFPQVLQMMNDKLDWTQKLGDAFLAQQKDVLDAAQRLRTKAQAQGNLKSGKEQTVSTDSSGSTTVIKIEPAQPEVVYVPTYNPTVVYGPWPYPAYTPYYWYPPGYVAGAAFFSFTAGVVVGAALWGGCNWGRGDVNINVNRYNNFNRTNISNSNWNHNVDHRRGVQYRDNATQQRYRGNRTGADSREAFRGRADQERGQLGNVDKGSLRERPGTGQNRQHSTGTRDARTSSQGGFERGAADRRTSTDRSPSRDFAGQRDHSFNQMDRGGMARQDSLRGASSRGQISRPVPGRGGGRR from the coding sequence ATGCAAGCACTGATGCGTGCATTGCTGTTCGTCGTGCTGCTCGTCTTCGGCGGTCAGGCGAATGCCGCCGACGGCCAGACCGCGCCGGCGCCGTTCAAGCCGGAAGAACTCGAACAGCTCGTTGCCCCGATCGCGCTCTACCCCGATTCGCTGCTGGCCCAGGTATTGATGGCATCGACGTATCCGCTCGAGGTCGTCGAAGCGCAGCGCTGGCGCCAGGCCAACCCGAACCTCAAGGACAAGGCGCTCGAAGATGCGCTGCAGAAGCAGGGCTGGGATGCCAGCGTCAAATCGCTGACCGCGTTCCCGCAGGTGCTGCAGATGATGAACGACAAGCTCGACTGGACGCAGAAGCTCGGCGATGCCTTCCTCGCCCAGCAGAAGGACGTGCTCGACGCTGCGCAGCGGCTGCGCACCAAGGCACAGGCGCAGGGCAACCTGAAGTCGGGCAAGGAACAGACCGTCAGCACCGACTCGAGCGGCAGCACCACGGTGATCAAGATCGAGCCGGCGCAGCCCGAAGTCGTCTACGTCCCGACCTACAACCCGACCGTGGTCTACGGGCCGTGGCCGTATCCGGCCTACACGCCGTATTACTGGTACCCGCCCGGCTACGTCGCCGGCGCGGCATTCTTCTCGTTCACCGCCGGCGTCGTTGTCGGCGCGGCACTGTGGGGCGGCTGCAACTGGGGCCGCGGCGACGTGAACATCAACGTCAACCGCTACAACAACTTCAACCGTACCAACATCAGCAACAGCAACTGGAACCACAACGTCGACCACCGTCGCGGCGTGCAGTACCGCGACAACGCCACCCAGCAGCGCTACCGCGGCAACCGCACCGGCGCCGACAGCCGCGAAGCGTTCCGCGGCCGCGCCGACCAGGAGCGCGGCCAGCTCGGCAACGTCGACAAGGGATCGCTGCGCGAGCGCCCCGGTACCGGGCAGAACCGGCAGCACTCGACCGGGACGCGTGACGCACGGACCTCGTCTCAGGGCGGCTTCGAGCGCGGCGCGGCGGACCGGCGGACGTCGACCGACCGCAGCCCCAGTCGCGATTTCGCCGGCCAGCGCGACCACTCGTTCAACCAGATGGATCGCGGCGGCATGGCACGCCAGGACAGCCTGCGCGGTGCCTCGAGCCGCGGCCAGATCAGCCGCCCGGTCCCAGGCCGTGGCGGCGGACGCCGCTAA
- a CDS encoding GMP reductase — MSIVTITPELNYGDVYLVPQKTVVDSRKECDTSVQFGPRRFTMPVYASNMKSVINEATCRHFASRGWFYTMHRFNVDPVAFCRRMHDEGLFASISIGVNDDTYAQLDELRAASVKPEYITLDIANAWCVKAERMIGHVKKLFPDSFLIGGNIATPEAARDLESWGCDAIKAGIAGGRVCITKNKTGFHRPMVSTTLDCAAAVKVPVIADGGISEHGDIAKALACGAAMVMAGSLFAGYDESAGGLIEIDGKHYKEYFGSASEHNKGAYVNVEGKKILVPYKGSIEKLLVELQEDLQSSISYAGGRDVSALKGTPMVRV; from the coding sequence ATGTCCATCGTCACCATCACCCCCGAACTGAACTACGGCGACGTCTACCTCGTGCCGCAGAAAACCGTCGTCGACAGCCGCAAGGAGTGCGATACCTCGGTCCAGTTCGGCCCGCGCCGCTTCACGATGCCGGTCTACGCATCGAACATGAAGAGCGTGATCAACGAGGCAACCTGCCGCCATTTCGCCAGCCGCGGCTGGTTCTACACGATGCACCGCTTCAACGTCGACCCGGTGGCGTTCTGCCGCCGCATGCACGACGAAGGGCTGTTCGCGTCGATCTCGATCGGCGTCAACGACGACACCTACGCCCAGCTCGACGAGCTGCGCGCCGCCAGCGTCAAGCCCGAGTACATCACGCTCGACATCGCCAATGCCTGGTGCGTGAAGGCCGAGCGGATGATCGGCCACGTGAAGAAGCTGTTTCCGGACAGCTTCCTGATCGGCGGCAACATCGCCACGCCGGAAGCCGCGCGTGATCTGGAAAGCTGGGGCTGCGACGCGATCAAGGCCGGCATCGCCGGCGGCCGCGTCTGCATCACCAAGAACAAGACCGGCTTCCACCGGCCGATGGTGTCGACGACGCTCGACTGCGCCGCCGCGGTCAAGGTGCCGGTGATTGCCGACGGCGGCATCAGCGAGCACGGCGACATCGCCAAGGCGCTCGCCTGCGGTGCGGCAATGGTGATGGCCGGCTCGCTGTTCGCCGGCTACGACGAATCGGCCGGCGGGCTGATCGAGATCGACGGCAAGCATTACAAGGAATACTTCGGCAGCGCGTCCGAGCACAACAAGGGCGCGTACGTGAACGTCGAAGGCAAGAAGATCCTCGTGCCGTACAAGGGCAGCATCGAAAAGCTGCTGGTCGAGCTGCAGGAAGACCTGCAGTCGTCGATCAGCTACGCCGGCGGCCGCGACGTCTCCGCGCTGAAGGGCACGCCGATGGTCCGCGTCTAA